One region of Labrus bergylta chromosome 23, fLabBer1.1, whole genome shotgun sequence genomic DNA includes:
- the strap gene encoding serine-threonine kinase receptor-associated protein, translating to MAMRQTPLTCSGHTRPVVDLAFSGITPHGYFLISACKDGKPMLRQGDTGDWIGTFLGHKGAVWGATLNTDATKAATAAADFTAKVWDAVSGDEILTLAHKHIVKTVTFTQDSSCLLTGGNDKLLRIYDLANHEAAPQEIAGHTSAIKKALWCNNDKQILSAADDKTIRLWDRSSMTEVKTLSFDTSVSSMEYVPEGEILVITYGKTIAFYNAQSLDLIKKVDAPAPINSASLHPEKDFFVAGGEDFKLYKFDYGTKEELESYKGHFGPVHCVRFSPDGELYASGSEDGTLRLWQTAVGKTYGLWKCVLPEDLVAENSEQLYTSPPEIKA from the exons ATGGCGATGAGACAGACTCCGCTCACCTGTTCGGGTCACACCCGGCCCGTGGTGGACCTGGCCTTCAGTGGAATCACTCCCCACGGATACTTCCTCATCAGCGCCTGTAAAG aTGGCAAGCCTATGTTGCGCCAGGGAGACACAGGGGACTGGATAGGAACGTTTCTGGGTCACAAAGGTGCTGTCTGGGGAGCCACTCTGAACACAGACGCCACCAAAGCAGCCACGGCCGCAGCTGACTTCACGGC AAAGGTGTGGGACGCAGTGAGCGGAGACGAGATCCTCACactggcacacaaacacatcgtCAAGACGGTCACCTTTACTCAG GACAGCAGCTGTCTGCTCACGGGAGGAAACGACAAGCTGCTGCGCATCTACGACCTCGCCAACCACGAAGCAG CCCCTCAGGAGATCGCCGGTCACACCTCAGCCATTAAAAAAGCCTTATGGTGCAACAACGACAAGCAGATCCTCTCGGCTGCAGACGACAAAACCATACG gctgTGGGACAGAAGCTCCATGACGGAGGTGAAGACGCTGTCGTTCGACACGTCTGTCAGCAGCATGGAGTACGTGCCGGAAGGAGAGATTCTTGTCATCACGTACGGAAAGACCATCGCGTTCTACAACGCTCAGAG CCTGGACTTGATCAAAAAGGTGGATGCTCCAGCTCCCATTAACTCTGCCTCCCTCCACCCGGAGAAGGACTTCTTCGTTGCGGGCGGAGAAGACTTCAAGCTCTACAAATTTGACTACGGCACCAAAGAGGAGCTGG AGTCGTATAAAGGTCACTTTGGTCCGGTTCACTGTGTTCGCTTCAGTCCGGATGGAGAGCTGTACGCCAGCGGCTCTGAGGACGGCACGCTGCGACTCTGGCAGACGGCTGTGGGGAAAACTTACGGCCTGTGGAAGTGTGTCCTTCCTG AGGACCTGGTGGCAGAGAACTCTGAGCAGCTGTACACGTCGCCCCCTGAGATCAAGGCCTGA